In Daucus carota subsp. sativus chromosome 4, DH1 v3.0, whole genome shotgun sequence, one DNA window encodes the following:
- the LOC108217112 gene encoding ubinuclein-2-like encodes MDSAGITNNDSVSAGDVNQRERFSVELTPGQTNIVSLKKLRREAGEVVSDDSLEEENEAEKYIFAIVPKNKRSGALPKQKRSGAVPVRDTVALNIGKNKHSESSNLKDPVQLENKSKDKGKKISSSANLKFQDDKSTQHERSMSKQVEQRLERTTAEHLTEAPKSGDDGLDRSILQLENLVKLSKAPLTHVQGPDAIEKQLSPELKQNLAEVARSTQLIEGEISQELINRLMGILGNHIKRKTLKKILKEMILEDLYARKTKCSDFKQTKKDLVEMIRHQAPSSNVKEFSTSEHSTGTYGMGHQLEDKLFDVYDTFCQGSYKDMAPSLIRKLYVEIISRVLQAVGHWFKLELSPMTPAVKT; translated from the exons ATGGATTCAGCTGGAATCACAAATAATGATAGTGTCAGTGCTGGTGATGTGAATCAAAGGGAGAGGTTTTCTGTGGAATTGACACCCGGCCAAACGAATATCGTGTCATTAAAGAAACTAAGGCGTGAAGCTGGTGAAGTGGTGTCCGATGATTCTTTAGAAGAAGAAAACGAGGCA GAAAAGTACATCTTTGCAATAGTACCAAAAAACAAACGAAGTGGTGCATTACCAAAACAGAAAAGAAGTGGTGCAGTCCCGGTCCGGGATACAGTGGCCCTAAA TATTGGAAAAAACAAACATTCTGAATCATCAAATCTAAAAGACCCTGTTCAGTTGGAAAACAAATCTAAAGATAAGGGAaagaagatttcaagttctgcaaatttgaaatttcagGATGATAAGTCAACACAGCATGAACGTTCAATGAGCAAACAAGTTGAGCAAAGACTAGAG AGAACAACAGCAGAGCACTTGACAGAAGCACCTAAATCAGGTGATGATGGTCTTGACAGGTCAATCTTGCAGCTAGAGAACTTGGTTAAACTTT CAAAGGCACCACTTACACATGTGCAAGGGCCGGATGCTATAGAAAAACAATTGTCTCCTGAGCTCAAACAGAATCTTGCAGAAGTTGCTAGGTCAACG CAACTAATTGAGGGGGAAATATCTCAAGAATTGATAAATCGTCTCATGGGCATTCTTGGAAATCACATCAAGCGCAAAACTTTGAAG AAAATATTGAAGGAAATGATACTTGAGGACCTATATGCtagaaaaacaaaatgcagtGATTTCAAACAGACTAAGAAGGATTTGGTCGAAATGatcagacatcaggctccctcTTCGAACGTCAAG GAATTTTCTACTTCTGAACATAGCACAGGCACATATGGTATGGGCCATCAGTTAGAGGATAAGTTATTTGATGTGTATGACACATTTTGTCAG GGTTCTTATAAAGATATGGCTCCCTCTTTGATCAGAAAGCTGTATGTGGAG ATAATATCTCGAGTTCTTCAGGCTGTTGGCCATTGGTTCAAACTGGAGTTGTCACCAATGACACCTGCAGTAAAGACGTAG
- the LOC108217113 gene encoding uncharacterized protein LOC108217113, translating to MGTTARLSAKCSDPSHKPGNIGGYNNLYESVVKLNSMYFKGERCKNLLLNTWSSAEQHCQKLKINIDDTEPIKYFICSYECFEKSFNRDRAAYFSTDSTVYCKTWKTLLNKATEYIDGTSLGNEGVFVTKTSSFVISDDLHVIPNNPTSTLGILESSGIENFAALEEKDFKLGSYEKSTNRILLAHCSSDFIDFLFSCLTIPLGKVLSLLTKNQESTLSIENMHQSVLNVHEYLRSQQVKDMLLNPKLVMYYLGSSHIFPLDKEPDTNMILNRRFGFVDRYYLSNSKSCYSSKEWTDVSPKHEGYVRGPAKFMVTDDLFVSPLSSMSCFKYLDSLKVPPKDIEEQVINIGMKEALQLLRASLTSTSVLS from the exons ATGGGCACCACAGCCAGACTTTCGGCTAAATGTTCTGATCCTTCACACAAACCTGGGAATATTGGGGGCTATAACAATCTATATGAAAGTGTTGTGAAGTTGAACTCAATGTACTTCAAGGGAGAGAGATGCAAAAATCTGTTACTCAATACATGGAGTTCAGCAGAACAGCATTGTCAAAAACTGAAGATTAATATTGATGATACAGAGCCCATTAAGTACTTCATTTGTAGTTACGAATGCTTTGAAAAATCTTTTAACAGAGACCGAGCTGCTTACTTCAGCACCGACAGTACTGTATATTGCAAAACTTGGAAAACTTTACTAAACAAGGCAACAGAATATATTGATGGCACAAGCCTGGGAAACGAAGGTGTTTTTGTTACCAAAACCTCATCTTTTGTTATTAGCGATGATCTACATGTGATTCCTAACAATCCTACTTCAACACTTGGAATACTAGAAAGTAGCGGAATTGAAAATTTTGCAGCTCTTGAAGAGAAGGATTTCAAACTTGGCTCCTATGAG AAGTCGACTAACAGGATTTTGCTGGCTCATTGTTCTTCTGACTTTATAGACTTCCTGTTCAGCTGCCTCACCATTCCTTTAGGAAAAGTCCTCAGTCTGCTGACTAAAAATCAAGAGTCAACACTGAGTATTGAAAACATGCATCAGAGTGTATTAAATGTTCATGAATATCTAAGATCTCAGCAAGTGAAAGATATGCTGCTTAATCCTAAATTAGTTATGTATTATCTTGGTTCAAGTCATATATTCCCTCTTGACAAAGAACCAGATACAAACATGATTCTGAACAGAAGATTCGGTTTTGTAGACCGTTACTATCTGTCTAATTCCAAATCTTGTTATTCGAGTAAAGAATGGACAGATGTCAGTCCCAAGCATGAAGGATATGTGAGAGGGCCAGCGAAGTTCATGGTGACAGATGACTTGTTTGTTTCTCCATTATCATCAATGTCTTGTTTTAAATATCTCGACAGTCTGAAAGTGCCTCCGAAAGATATTGAAGAACAGGTGATCAACATTGGCATGAAAGAG GCTTTACAATTGCTGAGGGCATCTCTGACATCTACATCAGTTTTAAGCTAG